In Edaphobacter aggregans, the sequence CCTCGGTCAAAAACTAGGCCCAATTCTCTTTCAACTTCCACCCAGTTTCTCTTTCGACGAACCGCGCGCAAAGACTTTCTTCATCATGCTTCGCGATCTCTACTCAGCATACGTCGTTCTTGAACCACGGCACCCAACCTGGTTCACGCAGGAGGTCGATCAACTCCTGAGAAACTACGAAATCGCACGCGTAGCAGCCGATCCCGCAATCACGCCAGAAGCCGGTGAACCCGGAGGTAACAAGCGTCTCATCTATTACCGGCTCCACGGCTCTCCGCACACCTATTACTCAGCCTATAGCGAAACTTATCTCGCCAACCTCGCCGCAGCAATCCATAACCATATCGACGCCGACGTGTGGTGCATCTTCGATAACACAGCCGCCGGCGCAGCAATCGAAGACGCACAAACTCTCCAACGGTTACTATGACGGAGACCAGCTCAGCGAACACTTCGAGGCCTACCCTATGTCCCTCTTACTACCTACAACCTAGCAACTGGCCTCGTCGAACTTGTAAAAGCAGAGCCTATTTACCGATCACTTTATCAATCGCCGCCTGCGCCAGCGGAGCCATAATGGCATACCCCTTCGCATTCGGATGTACGCCATCGCTGCTCAATCCAGCCTTCATTCCGCCATTGTCATCCGCCATCGCCGAGTAGTAATCCAGATATGTAATCGAATGATTCGTGGCATATCCAGCCAGCCACGCATTCAGCGTTTTGATCTTCCCCGCCGGAGCCATCCCTGGCTTCCACGGATAATCAGCCGCCGGCAGAATCGAAGCCACAATCACCCGAATCCCATTCGCCTTCGCCAAATCCACCATCGAGCGAAAGTTATCCTCTGTCATCTCCGGAGTCATTGGCCCCGTGTTCCCGGCAATATCGTTCGTTCCTGCCAGAATCACCACAGCCCTCGGATGCAGATTGATCACATCCTGCCGAAACCGTATCACCATCTGCGGTGTAGTCTGCCCGCTGATCCCGCGGTTCACATACGGCTTCGCCGGAAAGAACTCACCTGTATCCGGCCTGCGCCCCCATGCATCCGTAATCGAATCTCCATAGAACACCACGCGATCCTCACTTGAAGGCAATGGCCCAAGCGCCGCATTCTCCGCCTTATACCGATTCAACTGTGGCCAATCGTCCAGCTTCGCCTTCATCGCGGCGATCTGCTTGTCCGTATCGACAGCCGGTGCCGCGGGAACAGTCGCCTGACCCCACCCCGCCGTTTCCACAATCATCAAGCCCGCCAAAAACAAACACGCCACACTCTTCATCCACGCCTCCTCTTTACTGGTGTCCCAAAGCCTTATCAATCGCCGCCTGCGCCAGCGGAGCCATCACTTCATATCCCTTCACACTCGCATGGACGCCATCCACCGTGTACTCCGCCTTCATTCCGCCCTCCGCATTCGTCAGCGCCGAGTAGTAATCCAGATAGATCAGCCCATGACTCGCGCAGTACCCCTTTAGCCATACATTCAGCGCGCGAATCTTCTCCGCCGGATGCAGCCCCCTCCGCCAGGGAAAATCCGTCGACGGCGTAAGCGAAGCAAACACCACCTTGATCCCATTCTCCCTCGCCAAATCAGCCATCGACTGCCAGTTGTCCTCAGTCATCTCCGCAGTCATCGGCCCCGTATTCCCGGCGACATCATTACCTCCACCCAGAATCACCACTACCTTCGGATGCAGGTTCACTACATCCTGCCGAAACCGCGCCACCATCTGCGGCGTAGTCTGTCCGCTGACTCCGCGATTCACATAAGGCTTCCCGGGAAAGAACTCACTTCCATTCCTCCCCCAGAACTCCGTCATCGAAGCCCCATAGAACACCACCCGATCCTCACCCACAGCCGCCGGAGCCAGCGTCTTGTTCGCCTCCCTGTAATGTCCCAACTGAGCCCAATCGTCGAGCTTCACCTGCATCGCGGCAATCAGCTTCTCTGCATCACGCTGCACAGGCACAGGAGTAGGAGCAGCAGCAGTCTGTGCAAGCCCCATTCCACCCAACGCCACCCAACACGCCAGAAAACCAACCCGCACTAGGATCGTCACGCGTCGCACCACCCTCTGGATTCGCGTCCGATTCTAACCCACCGGCCTCTTCCAAACGCGAACCTACCCTGTAACCGACCGAACACCTGTGCACCGCTCCACTGCTGTACCCTTAAAAGTGATGCAACCCGGCCTCTCTACCCACGTCTTCCTTCAGCAGCGCCTGCACCCCGGTCTGCTCGACGCCCTCCGTAACAGCGGCGCCCGCACCATCGAACTCTTCGCCGCCCGCCACCACTTCGACTACACCGACCGCGCCCAGCTCCGCGAGATAGCCTCCTGGTTCCGTGACACCGGCACCGCCGCCACCCTCCACCAGCCCATCTTTACCCGCGAGCAGTCCGAAAACTGGTCCCGCCACGTCTCCGCGACACTCTCACTCATCGCGCCCGAGAAGACTCACCGCATCGACGCCATGGACGAGGTCAAGCGCGCCCTCGAGTCAGCCGAGCAGATTCCCATCACCGCCATCACACTCCACCTCGGCCTCAAGGACGACCCCTGGAACACTCGCGCCCTCGAGAACTCCCTCACCGCCATCGAGCACCTCAAGGCCTTTGCCCACCCGCTCGGCGTTAAAGTCCTCCTCGAAAACCTCCAAAACGAAGTCACCACCCCCGAGCATCTCCTCGAAATCCTCCATGTCGGCCACTTCAGCAACGTGGGCATCACGCTCGATGTAGGCCATGCTCACCTCAGCGACACCGGCCTCGACCACGCCTTCGAGCTCCTGAAGCCCCGCATCGCCGAACTCCACCTCCACGACAACCACGGCCTCAAGGACGAACACCTCTGGCCCGGCTCCGGCAGTATCGACTGGACAAACCTGGCCAAACTCACCGCATCACTGCCCGCCCAAGTCCCCGGCATCCTCGAGATCGCCTACGACCTCAACGAAACCGCCGACTCAGCCACCGCTAAAGCCACAGCTGCTTTCGACCAGCAACTCCGACTCACCGAACAACTCGGAGCCTGAGACGCGTCAGTCTTTCACTGCGAAGTTCACCAAACGCGGCATTGCTCCGCATGAACCATAGGCTGACCAGCCTTGCAGCTGAACGCCTTATGGAACTCCGGCATGTTCGACACGACATTATTAACCCGCAGCTCAGGTACCGAGTGCGGATTAGTAAGTATCTGTGTTCGCAATGCCTCCGGACGAACCTGCGTACACCAGGTATTCGCGTACGCAAGGAAGAACCGCTGCATATTGGTCAATCCATTTGAGTCGGTATCCGACATCGTCTTGCCCCGCTGTTGCAGATCGGCGGTCAGCGCCGCAAGAGCCAGGTGAATGCCGCCGTTGTCCGCCGTGTCCTCGCCCTGAGTCAGCTTCCCATTCTGCTGCACTCCGGCAACTCCGGGAACAGACCCCGTATACTCCTTCGCGATGCAAGCGCCGCGCTGGTCGTACTCCTTCGCATCCTCTGCCGTCCACCAGTCACGCAGGTTGCCCTTCTCATCGAACTTGCGCCCCTGGTCGTCGAAGCCATGCGTCAGTTCATGCCCCACAATGGCTCCTTCTGCCCCGTAATTGATCACATCATCCTGCGACGAATCGAAGAAGAGGGGCTGCAAGATCCCTGCCGGGAAGTTAATCGTATTCGTCTGTGGATCTTCGTAAGCGTTCACCGTCGGTGGTGTCATCAACCACAGAGCACGATCCAGTGGCTTGCCGGTAAGGTTGAGTTGCCGCTTCAGTTCGAAAGCCGTAGCGCGCTCGACATTGGCGGCGTAGCTATCTCGCGTTATGGTTAGAGAGCCATAATCAATCCACTTGTCCGGATAGCCAATTTTATCCAGCACCGCTGCAAGCTTCAGGTGGGCCTGTCGTTTCGTATCAGCCTGCATCCACGACACATTATCGATGTCATGGCCCATCGCGGTTTCAATGTCATC encodes:
- a CDS encoding DUF72 domain-containing protein; its protein translation is MKRPRIGTAGWSIPSHHAAIFPGSGTHLERYSRAFNCVEVNSSFYRSHRLSTWARWADSVPEDFHFAAKAPKAITHEAKLNCTIEQLQAFLQEANTLGQKLGPILFQLPPSFSFDEPRAKTFFIMLRDLYSAYVVLEPRHPTWFTQEVDQLLRNYEIARVAADPAITPEAGEPGGNKRLIYYRLHGSPHTYYSAYSETYLANLAAAIHNHIDADVWCIFDNTAAGAAIEDAQTLQRLL
- a CDS encoding SGNH/GDSL hydrolase family protein — translated: MKSVACLFLAGLMIVETAGWGQATVPAAPAVDTDKQIAAMKAKLDDWPQLNRYKAENAALGPLPSSEDRVVFYGDSITDAWGRRPDTGEFFPAKPYVNRGISGQTTPQMVIRFRQDVINLHPRAVVILAGTNDIAGNTGPMTPEMTEDNFRSMVDLAKANGIRVIVASILPAADYPWKPGMAPAGKIKTLNAWLAGYATNHSITYLDYYSAMADDNGGMKAGLSSDGVHPNAKGYAIMAPLAQAAIDKVIGK
- a CDS encoding SGNH/GDSL hydrolase family protein; translated protein: MTILVRVGFLACWVALGGMGLAQTAAAPTPVPVQRDAEKLIAAMQVKLDDWAQLGHYREANKTLAPAAVGEDRVVFYGASMTEFWGRNGSEFFPGKPYVNRGVSGQTTPQMVARFRQDVVNLHPKVVVILGGGNDVAGNTGPMTAEMTEDNWQSMADLARENGIKVVFASLTPSTDFPWRRGLHPAEKIRALNVWLKGYCASHGLIYLDYYSALTNAEGGMKAEYTVDGVHASVKGYEVMAPLAQAAIDKALGHQ
- a CDS encoding sugar phosphate isomerase/epimerase family protein yields the protein MQPGLSTHVFLQQRLHPGLLDALRNSGARTIELFAARHHFDYTDRAQLREIASWFRDTGTAATLHQPIFTREQSENWSRHVSATLSLIAPEKTHRIDAMDEVKRALESAEQIPITAITLHLGLKDDPWNTRALENSLTAIEHLKAFAHPLGVKVLLENLQNEVTTPEHLLEILHVGHFSNVGITLDVGHAHLSDTGLDHAFELLKPRIAELHLHDNHGLKDEHLWPGSGSIDWTNLAKLTASLPAQVPGILEIAYDLNETADSATAKATAAFDQQLRLTEQLGA